The Prochlorococcus marinus str. MIT 9301 genome window below encodes:
- the trxB gene encoding thioredoxin-disulfide reductase, whose protein sequence is MENKEKIPNVENVVIIGSGPAGYTAAIYAARANLQPLLVTGFNSGGIPGGQLMTTTFVENYPGFPDGVLGPELMDLMKAQAERWGTNLYESDVVSINTDSHPFELKTLEGTIKSNSIIIATGASANRLGVINEDKFWSKGISACAICDGATPQFRGEELAVIGGGDSACEEAAYLTKYGSKVHLIVRSEKLRASAAMVDRVKANPKIAIHWNTKVEKADGSEWLEKIETIHSQEGKGEINIKGLFYAIGHTPNTKFLGSKIDLDNKGYIACKSGRPETSIEGIFAAGDVVDSEWRQGVTAAGTGCMAALATERWLAEKNLAKTIVRETPEPEKKLNSSDFNEEEVNEDTFDSNSEWQKGSYALRKLYHESKKPILVIFSSPSCGPCHVLKPQLKRVIKELDGAVLGVEIDIDKDQDIAKQAGINGTPTVQLFKEKLLKKQWQGVKQRSEFKEAIKNII, encoded by the coding sequence ATGGAAAATAAAGAGAAGATTCCAAACGTAGAAAATGTTGTAATTATTGGTTCAGGTCCCGCAGGATACACAGCTGCAATTTATGCTGCAAGAGCAAATCTTCAACCATTGCTCGTTACAGGATTTAATTCTGGTGGAATTCCTGGTGGCCAATTGATGACTACAACATTTGTTGAAAATTATCCAGGTTTCCCAGATGGTGTACTTGGTCCTGAATTAATGGATCTAATGAAAGCTCAAGCCGAAAGATGGGGCACTAATTTATATGAAAGTGATGTTGTCTCAATAAATACTGATTCACATCCCTTTGAATTAAAAACTTTAGAAGGAACTATAAAATCTAACTCAATTATTATTGCAACTGGAGCAAGTGCAAATAGATTAGGCGTGATAAATGAAGATAAATTCTGGAGTAAAGGAATAAGTGCTTGTGCAATATGTGATGGAGCGACCCCACAATTTAGAGGTGAAGAATTAGCTGTTATTGGAGGGGGCGACTCTGCATGTGAAGAAGCAGCATATCTCACAAAGTATGGAAGCAAAGTGCATTTGATTGTTAGATCAGAAAAATTAAGGGCTAGCGCGGCAATGGTAGATAGAGTAAAAGCTAATCCAAAGATAGCAATTCATTGGAACACAAAAGTTGAAAAAGCGGATGGCTCTGAATGGCTTGAGAAAATAGAAACTATTCACTCTCAAGAAGGTAAAGGGGAAATCAATATAAAAGGTCTTTTTTACGCGATAGGGCACACACCAAATACTAAGTTCTTAGGCAGCAAAATTGACTTAGATAATAAAGGATATATTGCTTGCAAATCAGGAAGACCAGAAACATCTATTGAAGGCATCTTCGCAGCAGGTGACGTTGTCGACTCTGAGTGGAGACAAGGAGTTACCGCTGCTGGAACTGGGTGCATGGCAGCATTAGCTACCGAAAGGTGGCTAGCCGAGAAAAACTTAGCAAAAACAATAGTCAGAGAAACACCCGAACCAGAAAAAAAACTTAATTCATCAGATTTTAATGAAGAAGAAGTTAATGAAGATACTTTCGATTCAAATTCTGAATGGCAAAAAGGCAGTTATGCATTAAGGAAACTTTATCACGAGAGTAAAAAACCTATCTTAGTAATTTTTAGTTCTCCAAGTTGCGGCCCATGTCATGTTTTGAAACCTCAGTTAAAAAGGGTAATTAAAGAACTTGATGGTGCAGTTCTTGGCGTTGAAATAGATATTGATAAAGATCAAGATATTGCAAAACAAGCTGGTATTAACGGCACACCAACAGTTCAACTTTTTAAAGAAAAATTATTAAAAAAACAGTGGCAAGGTGTTAAACAAAGAAGTGAGTTTAAAGAAGCGATAAAAAATATTATCTAA
- a CDS encoding NAD(P)H-binding protein, whose translation MKILLVGATGTLGRQIAKQAIEDGHEVRCFVRNPRKASFLQEWGCELTKGNLLNSSDIEYALQDIEVVIDAATSKPDDPKSIYETDWDGKLNLFNACESLNVKRVIFLSILLTEKFRNVPLMDIKYCTEKLLEKSDLEYTIFKCAAFMQGVIGQFAIPILDSQAVWMSGTPTKIAYMNTQDMAKVIVAAVNNPKTHRTSLPLVGPKAWDSNEVISLCEKFSEKKAKIFRVSPFLISVTQKVVSFFQDSLSVAERLAFAEVTSSGESLDADMSKTYEILELKKEDMTSLESYIKEYYQQILKRLREMEADLNIEEKKRLPF comes from the coding sequence ATGAAGATACTTTTAGTAGGAGCAACAGGTACACTTGGTAGACAAATAGCAAAGCAAGCTATAGAAGATGGACACGAAGTAAGATGCTTTGTCAGAAACCCAAGAAAAGCTTCCTTTCTTCAAGAGTGGGGATGTGAACTAACAAAAGGTAATTTATTAAATTCTTCTGATATAGAATATGCATTGCAAGATATTGAAGTTGTTATTGATGCAGCTACCAGTAAACCAGATGATCCTAAAAGTATTTATGAAACAGATTGGGATGGAAAACTTAATTTATTTAATGCTTGTGAATCTTTAAATGTAAAAAGAGTAATATTCCTTTCAATTCTTTTAACAGAAAAATTTAGAAATGTTCCATTAATGGACATTAAATATTGTACTGAAAAACTTCTTGAGAAATCTGATCTAGAATACACTATTTTCAAATGTGCAGCTTTTATGCAAGGAGTTATAGGTCAATTTGCTATTCCCATTTTAGATAGTCAAGCAGTATGGATGAGTGGAACTCCTACTAAAATTGCATACATGAATACTCAAGACATGGCAAAAGTTATTGTCGCAGCAGTTAATAATCCAAAAACTCATAGAACATCATTGCCATTGGTTGGTCCTAAAGCATGGGATTCAAACGAAGTCATATCCTTATGTGAAAAATTTAGCGAAAAGAAAGCTAAAATTTTTAGAGTTTCACCTTTTCTGATTAGTGTCACTCAGAAAGTAGTTTCCTTTTTCCAAGATTCTTTAAGTGTTGCTGAAAGATTGGCTTTTGCCGAAGTAACTAGTAGTGGTGAATCATTAGATGCTGACATGAGCAAAACTTACGAAATACTGGAACTTAAAAAAGAAGATATGACCTCACTAGAGAGTTATATAAAGGAGTACTATCAACAAATACTTAAAAGATTAAGGGAGATGGAGGCAGATCTAAATATAGAGGAAAAAAAGAGATTACCATTTTAA
- a CDS encoding NAD(P) transhydrogenase subunit alpha produces the protein MSFISLLWVLLLGSLLGLELIGKVPPTLHTPLMSGANAISGITMLAALTLIVKAEGNVPLLIIGSVSLGFALFNVVGGFFVTDRMLAMFSRKPSNKK, from the coding sequence ATGTCTTTTATAAGTCTTCTTTGGGTTCTTTTACTAGGTAGTTTATTAGGTCTTGAGTTAATTGGAAAAGTTCCTCCTACTCTTCACACACCTCTAATGAGTGGAGCAAATGCAATTTCAGGAATAACAATGCTTGCAGCCTTGACTTTAATTGTAAAAGCAGAAGGTAACGTACCACTTTTAATCATTGGTTCAGTTTCTCTTGGATTTGCTCTTTTCAACGTTGTAGGTGGTTTCTTTGTAACTGATCGAATGCTCGCGATGTTTAGTCGTAAACCATCAAATAAGAAGTAA
- a CDS encoding alpha/beta fold hydrolase, which produces MNNNFKENINFTNYWIWNGFKICWSVAGEDNKVPIIFLHGFGASRKHWRNNLEYFAERNCAAYSLDLIGFGDSDQPGIRQIGKLDNEIWSNQVKDFIAQVIRPKNSGKVILIGNSLGSLVALTCAVTLEDQIAKVIASPLPDQIQENKTSKTKKSSFKKFQDKFIRIFFIFFPLEIILFLITKLGVIKMGLNSAYFKKDNIDRELIDLVTKPVLRRTSARSLRAMCIGMSSRDEKFQASYLLRKLSASKKVPFLLIWGEKDNFIPLFVGKKIANFHRWVKLKIVSNSGHCIHDEDPSVFNRISYEWIRDLKTF; this is translated from the coding sequence ATGAATAATAATTTCAAAGAAAATATAAACTTTACTAATTACTGGATTTGGAATGGTTTTAAAATTTGTTGGAGTGTTGCAGGCGAAGATAATAAAGTTCCTATTATCTTTCTCCATGGATTTGGCGCTAGTCGAAAACATTGGAGAAATAATTTAGAATATTTTGCGGAAAGGAATTGCGCCGCATACTCTTTAGATTTAATAGGATTTGGGGATTCAGATCAACCTGGGATTAGACAAATTGGGAAACTAGATAATGAGATTTGGTCTAATCAAGTGAAAGACTTTATTGCACAAGTGATAAGACCAAAAAATTCTGGGAAAGTAATTCTTATTGGCAATTCCCTTGGATCACTTGTTGCCTTAACATGTGCTGTCACATTAGAGGATCAGATTGCAAAAGTTATTGCATCCCCGCTGCCAGATCAAATTCAAGAAAATAAAACGTCGAAAACAAAAAAATCATCATTTAAGAAATTTCAAGATAAATTCATAAGAATATTTTTTATATTTTTTCCTTTGGAGATTATTTTATTTTTAATAACCAAATTAGGTGTTATAAAAATGGGACTAAATTCTGCCTATTTCAAAAAAGATAATATTGATCGGGAATTAATAGATTTGGTAACAAAACCAGTTTTAAGGAGAACTTCAGCTAGATCATTAAGAGCTATGTGTATTGGTATGTCTTCAAGAGATGAAAAATTTCAAGCTTCTTACCTTTTGAGAAAACTGAGCGCCTCAAAAAAAGTTCCTTTTTTATTGATTTGGGGAGAAAAAGATAATTTCATACCTTTGTTTGTTGGTAAAAAGATTGCAAATTTCCATAGATGGGTAAAATTAAAAATAGTATCCAATTCAGGGCATTGTATCCATGATGAAGACCCTTCAGTATTCAATAGAATTTCTTATGAATGGATTAGAGATTTAAAAACCTTTTAA
- a CDS encoding nucleoside triphosphate pyrophosphatase gives MLILASASQSRKKLLENCQIEFFQISSDFDETTIQEKNIFNLALELSFQKANSLSENIQNLSLPEELNHGPLEILGCDSIFEFKGEAYGKPSNKEEAFIRWKKMSGEFGFLHTGHTLIIGNFDSTSKIFKITEIIKKTVSSRVYFSNLEDWEIKSYVDTNEPLYCAGGFALEGIGGKYIEKIEGCFSNVMGLSLPWLRKNLYR, from the coding sequence GTGTTAATTCTAGCCTCTGCTTCTCAATCTAGAAAGAAATTACTAGAAAATTGTCAAATCGAATTTTTCCAAATATCAAGTGACTTTGACGAAACTACTATCCAAGAAAAGAATATATTTAATTTAGCTTTGGAATTATCTTTTCAAAAGGCTAATAGTTTATCTGAAAATATTCAGAACTTATCATTGCCCGAAGAATTGAATCATGGTCCTTTGGAAATACTTGGGTGCGATTCAATTTTTGAATTTAAAGGTGAAGCTTATGGGAAACCATCTAATAAAGAGGAAGCATTTATTAGATGGAAAAAAATGTCTGGAGAATTTGGATTTTTACATACTGGTCATACTCTAATAATTGGGAATTTTGATTCAACTTCCAAAATTTTTAAAATCACTGAAATAATAAAAAAAACAGTAAGTTCAAGAGTTTATTTTTCTAATTTGGAAGATTGGGAAATCAAGAGTTATGTAGATACAAATGAACCTTTATATTGTGCAGGAGGATTTGCCTTGGAAGGTATAGGAGGTAAATATATAGAAAAAATAGAGGGTTGTTTCAGTAATGTAATGGGTTTAAGTTTGCCATGGCTCAGAAAAAACTTATATAGATAA
- a CDS encoding photosystem I assembly protein Ycf4: MNSDLKSFDKIEQKIGGSRKISNYIIGGMLTIGGIGFLLASISSYTGRDLLPLGNPSTLLFIPQGIIMGAYGVIANLLNFYLWYLVYINFGSGSNYFDKSSKSIEIRRKGLFKDIEVKLNFDEIKSVKLDISEGFNPRRRIALVLKGRKKPLPLSGAGELKPLLQVEEEGARLAKFLDVNLEGLK, translated from the coding sequence ATGAATTCAGACCTCAAGTCTTTCGATAAAATCGAACAAAAAATTGGTGGATCAAGAAAAATTTCAAATTACATTATTGGAGGAATGCTAACTATAGGAGGTATTGGTTTTCTTTTGGCCTCTATATCTAGCTACACAGGAAGGGATTTATTACCTCTAGGAAATCCTTCAACTTTATTGTTTATCCCTCAAGGAATAATAATGGGAGCATATGGAGTAATAGCCAACTTATTAAATTTTTACTTGTGGTATTTGGTTTACATAAACTTTGGTTCAGGAAGTAATTATTTTGATAAATCATCAAAATCTATAGAAATAAGAAGAAAAGGATTATTCAAAGATATTGAAGTTAAATTAAATTTTGATGAAATTAAATCGGTCAAGTTAGATATAAGTGAGGGATTTAATCCTAGAAGAAGAATTGCATTAGTATTAAAAGGAAGAAAAAAACCTCTCCCTTTAAGCGGAGCAGGTGAACTCAAACCACTTCTTCAAGTTGAAGAGGAGGGGGCTCGTCTGGCTAAATTTTTGGATGTTAATTTGGAGGGCTTAAAATAA
- the psbD gene encoding photosystem II D2 protein (photosystem q(a) protein) — MTIAVGSAPQRGWFDVLDDWLKRDRFVFIGWSGLLLLPCAYLAIGGWFVGTTFVTSWYTHGVASSYLEGCNFLTAAVSTPGDAMGHSLLFLWGPEAQGSFVRWLQLGGLWNFVALHGVFGLIGFMLRQFEIAGLVGIRPYNALAFSAVIAVFTSIFLIYPLGQHSWFFAPSFGVAAIFRYILFIQGFHNITLNPFHMMGVAGILGGALLCAIHGATVQNTLYEDTSIYTDGKVQSSTFRAFDPTQEEETYSMITANRFWSQIFGIAFSNKRFLHFLMLFVPVMGMWTSSIGIVGLALNLRAYDFVSQEIRAAEDPEFETFYTKNILLNEGMRAWMSSVDQPHENFVFPEEVLPRGNAL, encoded by the coding sequence ATGACGATCGCAGTTGGTAGCGCCCCACAAAGAGGATGGTTTGATGTCCTCGATGATTGGTTGAAGCGCGACCGCTTTGTATTTATTGGTTGGTCCGGACTACTTCTACTTCCTTGTGCATACCTTGCTATAGGTGGTTGGTTTGTCGGAACAACATTTGTTACCTCTTGGTACACACACGGAGTTGCAAGTTCATACCTTGAAGGTTGTAACTTCTTAACAGCAGCTGTAAGCACCCCTGGTGATGCCATGGGACACAGTCTTCTATTTTTATGGGGTCCTGAAGCCCAAGGTAGTTTCGTAAGATGGCTACAACTTGGTGGTCTTTGGAACTTCGTTGCATTACATGGAGTATTTGGCCTAATTGGTTTTATGCTTCGTCAGTTTGAAATTGCTGGCCTTGTTGGAATTAGACCATACAACGCACTAGCTTTCTCAGCAGTAATTGCAGTATTCACAAGTATTTTCCTTATTTATCCTTTAGGACAGCATAGTTGGTTCTTCGCACCTTCATTCGGTGTTGCAGCAATCTTCCGTTACATCCTATTCATTCAAGGTTTTCACAATATCACTTTAAACCCATTCCATATGATGGGAGTTGCTGGAATTCTTGGTGGTGCTCTACTTTGCGCTATTCATGGAGCTACAGTTCAAAATACTTTGTATGAAGATACAAGTATTTACACAGATGGTAAGGTTCAAAGTTCAACATTTAGAGCTTTTGATCCAACTCAAGAAGAAGAAACCTATTCAATGATTACAGCGAATAGATTTTGGAGTCAAATCTTCGGTATTGCTTTCTCAAACAAGCGTTTCTTACATTTCTTGATGCTATTTGTACCTGTTATGGGTATGTGGACATCTTCTATTGGTATTGTCGGCTTAGCACTAAACTTGAGAGCTTATGACTTCGTAAGCCAAGAAATTCGTGCAGCAGAAGATCCAGAATTTGAAACTTTCTATACAAAAAATATACTTTTGAACGAAGGTATGCGAGCATGGATGTCTTCTGTGGATCAACCACACGAAAACTTTGTATTCCCTGAGGAGGTTCTTCCACGTGGAAACGCCCTTTAA
- the infA gene encoding translation initiation factor IF-1, translating to MIETSGVIEKEQGNGFYLVTLEQPEGHQCLCRAAGKLTKFRIKLLAGDKVLVEISPYDLSRGRITYRERNAGNAKPTTNKNNPKRNNK from the coding sequence ATGATTGAAACTTCAGGTGTAATAGAAAAAGAGCAGGGGAATGGATTTTATTTGGTTACATTAGAACAACCTGAAGGACATCAATGTTTATGTAGAGCTGCAGGAAAATTGACTAAATTTAGAATTAAATTATTAGCTGGAGATAAAGTGTTAGTTGAGATTAGTCCTTATGATCTCTCTAGAGGGAGGATAACTTATAGAGAAAGAAATGCAGGAAATGCTAAACCAACTACTAATAAAAATAACCCTAAGAGAAATAATAAATAA
- the psbC gene encoding photosystem II reaction center protein CP43, producing the protein METPFNNLLRAPNQSIEETGYAWYVGNARLINLSGRLLGAHIAHSGLIVFWAGAMMLFEVNHFTFDKPMWEQGLICMPHVAMFGYGIGPGGEVTDIMPFFQAGVVHLIASAVLGFGGIYHSLAGPEKLEEDFPFFSTDWRDKNQMTNILGYHLIVLGVGALAWSVNWCFIGGAYDTWAPGGGEVRLVNPTLDPRVILGYLFRSPWGGAGSIIGVNSIEDIVGGHVYVGITAIIGGIFHIFTKPFGWARRAFIWNGEGLLSYALGGICVASFIASTFIWFNNTAYPSEFYGPTNAEASQAQSFTFLVRDQRIGANVGSTMGPTGLGKYLMRSPTGEIIFGGETMRFWDFRGPWLEPLRGPNGLSLEKIQNDIQPWQVRRAAEYMTHAPNASINSVGGIITEPNAVNFVNLRQWLAAAQFFLGWFTFIGHLWHAGRARAAAAGFEKGIDRKSEPALEMPDLD; encoded by the coding sequence GTGGAAACGCCCTTTAATAATTTATTAAGAGCTCCAAACCAAAGTATTGAGGAAACTGGTTATGCCTGGTATGTAGGCAACGCTAGATTAATCAATTTATCTGGACGTTTATTAGGAGCTCACATTGCTCACTCTGGACTAATAGTCTTTTGGGCGGGAGCAATGATGCTCTTTGAGGTTAATCACTTTACTTTTGATAAACCAATGTGGGAGCAAGGTTTAATCTGTATGCCACACGTCGCGATGTTTGGCTATGGAATAGGCCCTGGTGGTGAAGTTACTGATATCATGCCTTTCTTCCAGGCAGGCGTGGTTCACTTAATAGCTTCTGCTGTTCTTGGTTTTGGTGGTATTTATCACTCATTAGCAGGTCCAGAAAAACTCGAAGAAGATTTTCCATTTTTCTCCACCGACTGGAGAGACAAAAACCAAATGACAAATATCCTTGGATATCATTTGATTGTTTTAGGTGTAGGTGCGTTAGCATGGTCAGTTAACTGGTGTTTTATTGGCGGTGCATATGATACATGGGCACCAGGCGGTGGTGAAGTCAGACTTGTTAACCCAACTTTAGATCCAAGAGTTATTCTTGGTTATTTATTCAGATCTCCATGGGGAGGAGCTGGATCAATAATCGGCGTTAACTCCATAGAAGATATTGTTGGTGGTCACGTTTATGTTGGAATTACTGCAATTATCGGTGGAATATTCCATATCTTTACCAAACCTTTTGGATGGGCAAGAAGAGCATTTATCTGGAATGGTGAAGGCTTATTAAGTTATGCACTTGGTGGAATTTGTGTAGCAAGTTTTATTGCTTCAACATTCATCTGGTTTAACAACACTGCTTACCCTTCAGAATTCTACGGTCCAACTAATGCTGAAGCATCACAGGCTCAAAGTTTTACTTTCCTTGTGAGAGATCAAAGAATTGGAGCTAATGTAGGTTCAACAATGGGACCAACAGGTCTAGGTAAGTATCTCATGAGATCTCCTACTGGTGAAATTATATTTGGTGGTGAAACAATGAGATTTTGGGATTTCAGAGGTCCATGGTTAGAGCCTTTAAGAGGTCCTAACGGATTGAGCCTTGAGAAAATCCAAAATGATATTCAGCCTTGGCAGGTAAGAAGAGCCGCTGAATATATGACTCATGCTCCTAACGCTTCTATCAACTCTGTTGGTGGAATTATTACAGAGCCAAATGCTGTTAACTTCGTTAACCTTAGACAGTGGTTAGCTGCAGCTCAATTCTTCCTAGGATGGTTTACATTCATTGGTCACCTTTGGCATGCTGGACGTGCTAGAGCAGCCGCTGCTGGTTTCGAAAAAGGAATCGACAGAAAGAGTGAACCGGCTCTAGAAATGCCTGATTTAGATTAA
- a CDS encoding peptidylprolyl isomerase produces the protein MFQACSYKNKVDSTYYCQKLRFSCIQSNKVVNFKTTKGDFEVELFGKDNPVTVSNFLENIDNDIYVNQKFYKIINFTQIRFVHGGVNPKNKFYFEGNQNLKKTSLSIPLEIKFKEESKPRYNYQIKNPNEIENLVNTFENGSIAMVKSFNNKSSSTEFFFVTTNIPELDGRYSIFGKIIKGLDVLKKLNKEDYIKAVQIIN, from the coding sequence TTGTTTCAAGCTTGTAGTTATAAAAATAAGGTTGATTCAACTTATTATTGCCAAAAACTTAGATTTAGTTGTATTCAGAGTAATAAAGTAGTTAATTTTAAAACTACAAAAGGTGATTTTGAGGTTGAATTATTTGGTAAAGATAACCCAGTAACAGTGTCAAACTTTCTGGAAAACATAGACAATGATATTTACGTAAATCAAAAATTTTATAAAATAATAAATTTTACCCAAATAAGATTTGTACACGGCGGTGTTAATCCAAAAAATAAATTTTATTTTGAAGGAAATCAAAACCTGAAAAAGACAAGTCTATCAATACCTTTAGAAATAAAATTTAAAGAAGAAAGTAAACCAAGATATAACTATCAAATAAAAAATCCTAACGAAATTGAAAATTTAGTTAATACTTTTGAGAATGGTTCAATTGCTATGGTCAAGAGCTTTAACAATAAGTCTTCATCAACTGAATTTTTCTTTGTAACAACTAATATCCCAGAATTAGATGGAAGATATTCAATTTTTGGAAAAATTATAAAAGGATTAGATGTACTCAAAAAACTTAATAAAGAAGACTACATCAAGGCAGTCCAGATAATTAATTAA
- the petM gene encoding cytochrome b6-f complex subunit PetM: MAQEIFSIAAVFWILIPIGLVGGALLLKFQGD; encoded by the coding sequence ATGGCTCAAGAAATTTTTAGTATTGCAGCAGTTTTTTGGATACTGATACCAATAGGATTGGTTGGTGGTGCTCTGTTGTTAAAGTTTCAGGGAGATTGA
- the ilvN gene encoding acetolactate synthase small subunit, whose protein sequence is MKHTLSVLVEDESGALSRISGLFARRGFNIDSLAVGPAESKGISRLTMVVEGDDETLQQMTKQLNKLFNVLGVVDFTNLAAVERELMLLKVSSKEDTRSNILDIVQIFRAKVVDVSDMALTLEVVGDPGKLVALEKLLEPYGILEIARTGKVALKRSSGVNTEMLKINKYSLEI, encoded by the coding sequence ATGAAACATACATTATCAGTTCTTGTAGAAGATGAATCTGGAGCCTTGAGTAGAATCTCAGGCCTCTTTGCTAGAAGAGGATTCAACATAGATAGCCTTGCAGTAGGACCTGCAGAATCCAAAGGGATTTCAAGGTTAACGATGGTAGTAGAGGGTGATGATGAAACTCTTCAACAAATGACTAAGCAACTTAATAAGTTATTTAATGTTCTTGGAGTTGTAGATTTTACTAATCTCGCAGCTGTTGAGAGGGAATTGATGTTACTAAAAGTTTCATCGAAAGAAGATACTAGGAGTAATATCCTTGATATAGTTCAGATTTTCCGTGCAAAAGTTGTTGATGTATCAGATATGGCCCTAACTCTTGAGGTAGTTGGAGACCCTGGGAAGTTAGTTGCTCTAGAGAAATTACTCGAGCCATACGGCATCCTTGAAATAGCGAGGACTGGTAAGGTTGCTCTTAAACGCTCTTCAGGAGTTAATACAGAAATGTTGAAAATAAACAAATATTCACTAGAAATTTAA
- a CDS encoding Re/Si-specific NAD(P)(+) transhydrogenase subunit alpha → MTKILIPSETSSGERRVSATPEAVKKLKSLGCDVYIESSAGKLSGFSDLSYEESGGIIINNFNQKIWSEADLIFCVQTPSNDNLTKLKKGAVLLGLLNPYGNKELLRIINSNKISALSLELLPRISRAQSSDVLSSQANIAGYKAVLLAASELDRYFPMLMTAAGTVQPAKVVVLGGGVAGLQAVATAKRLGAIVFVSDIRPAVKEQVESLGARFIELPEVEEKPGEAGGYAKAVTPEFLTKQKATLTKYLSEADVAICTAQVLGKKAPVLIDLPMIEKMRPGAVVIDLAVSQGGNCEGTKSNETIMKDGVKLIGAGELPSSVPYDASSLYAKNLTSLITPFIKDGVIKLDKEDELISGCLLSDEGVVLQNKVFEN, encoded by the coding sequence TTGACAAAGATACTTATTCCTTCCGAAACAAGCTCCGGTGAAAGGAGAGTTTCAGCTACGCCAGAAGCGGTAAAGAAATTAAAAAGCCTTGGATGTGATGTTTATATTGAAAGTTCAGCAGGAAAATTATCAGGATTTAGTGACTTATCATATGAAGAATCGGGCGGAATAATAATAAACAACTTTAATCAAAAAATTTGGAGTGAAGCTGACTTAATATTTTGTGTTCAAACTCCATCAAATGATAATTTAACTAAGTTAAAGAAAGGCGCTGTTCTTCTTGGTCTTCTTAACCCATATGGTAATAAGGAGCTTCTTAGGATAATTAATAGTAATAAGATTTCAGCTTTATCACTAGAGTTGCTTCCTAGGATTAGTAGAGCACAATCTTCTGATGTTCTTTCTTCACAGGCAAATATTGCTGGATATAAAGCAGTTCTTTTGGCTGCAAGTGAGTTAGATAGATATTTCCCAATGCTTATGACTGCAGCAGGGACAGTCCAACCTGCAAAAGTAGTGGTTCTTGGTGGTGGCGTTGCAGGATTACAGGCAGTTGCGACGGCGAAAAGACTTGGAGCAATAGTATTTGTATCTGATATTAGACCGGCTGTTAAAGAACAAGTAGAGTCCCTCGGAGCAAGATTTATAGAACTTCCTGAAGTTGAGGAAAAGCCAGGAGAGGCGGGAGGTTATGCAAAAGCTGTAACACCCGAATTCCTCACAAAACAGAAGGCAACTTTAACTAAATATTTATCTGAAGCTGATGTTGCTATATGTACTGCGCAAGTTCTTGGTAAAAAAGCCCCTGTTTTAATAGACTTACCCATGATTGAAAAAATGAGGCCTGGAGCAGTAGTTATTGATTTAGCAGTTTCTCAGGGAGGGAATTGCGAAGGAACAAAATCAAATGAAACTATTATGAAAGATGGGGTAAAACTTATAGGAGCGGGCGAGTTACCCTCTTCAGTTCCTTATGACGCAAGTTCACTTTATGCTAAGAACTTAACATCTTTGATTACACCATTTATAAAAGATGGTGTAATTAAATTAGATAAAGAGGATGAACTCATTTCTGGATGTTTATTAAGCGATGAAGGAGTTGTTCTTCAAAATAAAGTTTTTGAAAATTGA